A genome region from Chlorobaculum tepidum TLS includes the following:
- a CDS encoding ABC transporter permease translates to MTFLDHFRFAWVHLRERKRQTSLTVLGVAVGSAMMITTIAVARGSSLNVFLKLIDVAPHITIGADRVVPEVPDNLVGMMQGRIAFVRKNVTTDRKVVIKNYSQVIATVSPMREVVDISPYVTSKLLARNKNRFTSCFAKGVVPSLEGEIAGLKKNLLDPEALTELGWTPNGIILGSMLAEKLKVKYRDTIMLVDKEGHEYPVMVVGRFRSGFNTKDDKEAYVNLALAQRMESLASNTVTGIGLRIANIGQADALAARIQKLTGYETKSWSESNKNVIDFYNRNGTITLVLVSFVFVVAGLGVSSVMTTVVLQKVKDIAILRSMGVQRGSITRIFMLEGLIIGATGSLVGSPVGHLICDLISRIRFAPSSAGVISSDRLLVAETPDAHLIVIGFGILIAVISSVGPARRATSYLPVRVLRGEVG, encoded by the coding sequence ATGACCTTCCTTGACCATTTTCGCTTTGCCTGGGTGCACCTGCGGGAGAGAAAGCGCCAGACCTCGCTGACGGTGCTTGGTGTGGCGGTCGGTTCGGCGATGATGATCACCACCATCGCTGTGGCGCGGGGGTCGTCGCTGAATGTTTTTCTGAAGCTCATCGATGTTGCCCCGCACATTACCATCGGCGCAGACAGGGTGGTGCCGGAGGTGCCCGACAACCTCGTCGGAATGATGCAGGGGAGGATCGCCTTTGTCCGCAAGAACGTGACGACCGACCGCAAGGTGGTGATCAAGAACTACAGTCAGGTGATTGCGACCGTCAGTCCGATGAGGGAGGTGGTCGATATTTCACCCTATGTTACCAGCAAGCTGCTTGCCCGCAACAAAAACCGCTTCACTTCCTGCTTCGCCAAAGGGGTGGTGCCGTCGCTCGAAGGTGAAATCGCCGGGCTGAAAAAGAATTTGCTCGACCCCGAGGCGCTCACCGAGCTGGGCTGGACGCCGAACGGTATCATCCTTGGCTCGATGCTGGCCGAGAAGCTGAAAGTGAAATACCGCGATACGATCATGCTGGTGGACAAGGAGGGACATGAATATCCGGTGATGGTCGTGGGGCGGTTCAGGAGCGGCTTTAACACCAAGGACGACAAAGAGGCCTACGTCAATCTGGCGCTGGCGCAGCGGATGGAGTCGCTGGCATCGAATACCGTGACTGGCATCGGCCTGCGGATTGCGAACATCGGCCAGGCAGACGCGCTTGCGGCGAGGATTCAGAAACTTACCGGCTACGAAACCAAAAGCTGGAGCGAAAGCAACAAGAATGTGATCGATTTCTACAATCGTAACGGTACAATCACGCTGGTACTGGTGAGTTTCGTGTTCGTGGTGGCGGGACTTGGCGTGTCGTCGGTGATGACAACGGTGGTGCTCCAGAAGGTGAAAGATATCGCCATTCTGCGCTCCATGGGCGTTCAGCGGGGAAGCATTACGCGCATTTTTATGCTCGAAGGGCTGATCATTGGCGCCACAGGTTCGCTGGTTGGCAGTCCGGTGGGGCATCTGATTTGCGACCTTATCAGCAGGATACGCTTCGCTCCGAGCAGCGCGGGCGTTATCAGCAGTGATCGGCTTCTTGTTGCTGAAACACCTGACGCACATCTCATCGTGATCGGTTTTGGCATTCTGATTGCCGTGATCTCTTCGGTGGGGCCAGCCCGCCGAGCCACGAGTTACCTGCCGGTGCGCGTCCTGCGCGGGGAGGTGGGGTAA
- the ispF gene encoding 2-C-methyl-D-erythritol 2,4-cyclodiphosphate synthase — MRIGIGIDVHQFAEGRKLIIGGVEVPSPIGLLGHSDADVLLHAISDALLGAAALGDIGKHFPDTSPDYKDADSMELLRHVCKLLEQEGYKPVNVDTMLLLEKPKIAPYIDQMRRNIARCLGLEINAVSVKATTNEKLGYVGRQEGACAHAVCLIENA, encoded by the coding sequence ATGCGTATAGGAATCGGCATAGACGTTCACCAGTTTGCAGAAGGCCGGAAACTCATCATCGGCGGAGTTGAAGTGCCCTCCCCGATCGGACTCCTCGGCCACAGCGATGCCGATGTGCTGCTGCACGCCATCAGCGACGCCCTGCTCGGCGCGGCAGCTCTTGGGGACATCGGCAAGCACTTCCCCGACACCAGCCCCGACTACAAAGATGCAGACAGCATGGAGCTGCTGAGGCATGTCTGCAAGCTTCTTGAACAGGAAGGCTACAAGCCGGTCAACGTCGATACCATGCTGCTGCTCGAAAAACCGAAAATCGCTCCCTACATCGACCAGATGCGCCGCAACATCGCCCGCTGCCTCGGCCTGGAGATAAACGCCGTGTCGGTCAAAGCAACCACCAACGAAAAGCTCGGCTATGTAGGCCGTCAGGAGGGTGCCTGCGCCCATGCGGTGTGCCTGATTGAAAATGCCTGA
- a CDS encoding 6-phosphofructokinase: MKKIGILTSGGDCGGLNAVIKGAALMALNKGLELYVIPNGYAGLYNLLNQDRLVRLDEARLDQFQASFAGSEAGHSRVKIKAISNPDKYNRIKVGMKKFDLDALIISGGDDSGSVMIDLNHNGIQCIHCPKTMDLDLQTYSVGGDSTINRIAQFVEDLKTTGRTHNRVLVTEVFGRYAGHTAFRSGVAAEADCILIPEIPVDWDVVYEHIVERFTRRIRQSDVHSGTYTIVVAEGMKNADGTDIVDESAGIDAFGHKKLAGAGKYVCQEIKKRFKTDPRMPQFMKDTGMFVEGIYEIPEVREVHPGHLVRAGHSSAYDINFGFEAGAAAVLLLLEGKTGVTISKVKGRKIEYIEASKAIEQRYVDLDQVAMYESIGTCFGRTPAAYEPILREVDGVYERIY; this comes from the coding sequence GTGAAAAAAATCGGAATTCTTACCAGCGGTGGCGACTGCGGCGGCCTGAACGCCGTCATCAAGGGTGCCGCACTCATGGCCCTGAACAAGGGGCTTGAACTGTATGTGATCCCCAACGGCTACGCCGGACTGTACAACCTCCTGAATCAGGACCGGTTGGTCAGGCTCGACGAGGCCCGTCTCGACCAGTTCCAGGCCAGCTTCGCCGGCTCGGAAGCCGGCCACTCGCGGGTGAAAATCAAGGCGATCAGCAACCCCGACAAATACAACCGCATCAAGGTCGGCATGAAAAAGTTCGATCTCGACGCGCTCATCATCAGCGGCGGCGACGACTCCGGCAGCGTCATGATCGACCTGAACCACAACGGCATCCAGTGCATCCACTGTCCAAAGACGATGGATCTTGACTTGCAGACCTACTCGGTCGGCGGTGACTCGACCATCAACCGCATCGCCCAGTTCGTCGAGGATCTGAAGACGACAGGACGTACCCACAACCGCGTGCTGGTCACGGAGGTGTTCGGACGCTACGCGGGCCACACGGCCTTCCGCAGCGGCGTGGCTGCCGAAGCCGACTGCATCCTGATTCCGGAAATCCCGGTTGACTGGGATGTCGTGTACGAGCACATCGTCGAACGCTTCACCCGCCGCATCCGGCAGAGCGACGTGCACAGCGGCACCTATACCATCGTGGTCGCCGAGGGCATGAAGAACGCCGACGGCACGGACATCGTCGATGAGTCGGCAGGCATCGATGCATTTGGCCACAAAAAGCTCGCGGGCGCGGGCAAGTATGTTTGCCAGGAGATCAAGAAGCGCTTCAAGACCGACCCGCGAATGCCGCAGTTCATGAAGGATACCGGCATGTTCGTCGAGGGCATCTACGAAATTCCGGAGGTGCGCGAAGTCCATCCGGGCCACTTGGTGCGCGCCGGGCACTCCTCGGCCTACGACATCAACTTCGGCTTCGAGGCTGGCGCAGCAGCGGTATTGCTCCTGCTTGAAGGCAAAACCGGTGTGACGATCTCCAAGGTCAAGGGGCGCAAAATCGAGTACATCGAAGCCTCAAAGGCGATCGAACAGCGCTATGTCGATCTCGACCAGGTTGCCATGTACGAATCGATCGGCACCTGTTTCGGCAGAACTCCGGCAGCCTACGAGCCGATCCTGCGAGAAGTTGACGGCGTGTACGAAAGGATTTATTGA
- a CDS encoding metallophosphoesterase family protein — protein sequence MSFDKKVTIAHLSDLHFASKNDRYLTARLDTMLGEFVRRKYDHLVMTGDLIDTASPALWTIIRDALVRHGLFDWTKTTVIPGNHDLIDLEEEMRFYNALNPDDRSRQHRVDDRLRQFNAIFRPLITDNGDALAGVPFVKVMRLGGISLSFVAVNTVDPWSGLDNPAGARGSVSPETLRALQEPGVRQVLDDTFIIGLCHHAYKVYGTGALVDQVFDWTMEFKNRDEYLKAMKNLGVRLVLHGHFHRFQVYQANGINFINGGSFRYSPERYGELVINADGRWSHRFVNLALKK from the coding sequence GTGTCCTTTGATAAGAAAGTAACCATCGCGCATCTTTCAGATCTGCACTTTGCAAGCAAGAACGACCGTTATCTGACGGCAAGGCTCGACACCATGCTCGGCGAGTTCGTCCGCCGCAAGTACGATCACCTCGTGATGACCGGCGATCTGATCGATACGGCCTCACCGGCGCTCTGGACGATCATCCGGGATGCTCTCGTGCGGCATGGGCTGTTCGACTGGACGAAAACCACGGTGATTCCCGGCAATCACGACCTGATCGACCTCGAAGAGGAGATGCGCTTCTACAACGCGCTCAATCCCGATGACCGGAGCCGCCAGCACCGGGTTGATGACCGGCTTCGGCAGTTTAACGCGATATTCCGCCCGCTCATCACCGATAATGGCGATGCTTTGGCAGGCGTGCCCTTCGTCAAGGTGATGCGTCTCGGTGGGATTTCGCTTTCGTTCGTGGCGGTCAATACCGTCGATCCGTGGTCGGGGCTGGACAATCCGGCAGGTGCACGGGGCAGCGTTTCGCCTGAAACGCTCAGGGCTCTCCAGGAACCGGGTGTTCGGCAGGTTCTCGACGACACTTTCATCATCGGTCTCTGTCACCACGCTTACAAGGTGTACGGCACCGGTGCGCTGGTCGATCAGGTGTTCGACTGGACGATGGAGTTCAAGAACCGGGATGAATACCTCAAGGCGATGAAAAATCTTGGCGTAAGACTGGTGCTGCATGGCCATTTTCACCGTTTTCAGGTCTATCAGGCCAACGGTATAAACTTCATTAACGGCGGCAGTTTCCGCTACTCTCCCGAACGGTACGGAGAACTGGTCATCAACGCGGATGGCCGGTGGTCGCACCGGTTTGTCAATCTCGCGCTCAAAAAGTAG
- the carB gene encoding carbamoyl-phosphate synthase large subunit — translation MTTPLPELSEQAQALSQKLPASAMKKAKEHGFSDFQIATIFQTSEAAVRELRNHYGVISVFKTVDTCAAEFDASTPYHYSTYDEENESVRSDKKKVIILGGGPNRIGQGIEFDYCCVQAVFALRESGYETIMVNCNPETVSTDYDIADKLYFEPLTFEDVIRIIEHEQPLGVIVSFGGQTPLKLSTKLDKAGVHILGTSSDGIDLAEDRKRFGALLEKLDIPHPEYGTATTFAEAQEITNRIGYPVLVRPSYVLGGRAMKIIYNDDSLKEYVDQALFITEKYPLLIDRFLETAVEFDIDALADSTDCVISGIMQHVEAAGIHSGDSTSILPYYNIDPAAIATMKEYTRKLAEHIGVIGLMNVQYAVQNGKVYVIEVNPRASRTVPFVGKATAIPVVKIATRIMLGEKLCDLRKEFNLKDCDELGLKHMAIKEPVFPFSKFVKSGVYLGPEMRSTGEAMSLAESFPEAFAKAYQAANMHLPLSGTVFISVNDQDKNQRIINIARELYRMDFDLVATAGTHAFLTQHGIDCKKIFKVGEEGRPNIFDIIKLGKIDFVINTPRGERALHDEEAIGSASVQNGVPFVTTIEAAEASVRAIDCIRCQEFGVKSLQEYATYRDQ, via the coding sequence ATGACCACTCCACTCCCTGAACTCTCCGAACAGGCGCAGGCCCTCAGCCAGAAATTGCCCGCCTCGGCTATGAAAAAAGCCAAGGAGCACGGCTTTTCCGATTTCCAGATTGCCACCATATTCCAGACCAGCGAAGCTGCGGTGCGCGAGCTGCGAAACCATTACGGCGTGATCTCGGTCTTCAAGACCGTCGACACCTGCGCGGCGGAGTTCGACGCCAGCACACCGTACCACTACTCGACCTACGACGAGGAAAACGAGTCGGTACGTTCCGATAAAAAGAAGGTGATCATCCTCGGCGGCGGCCCGAACCGCATCGGCCAGGGCATCGAGTTCGACTACTGCTGCGTGCAGGCGGTCTTCGCGCTCCGCGAGTCGGGGTACGAAACCATCATGGTCAACTGCAACCCCGAGACCGTCTCGACCGACTACGACATCGCCGACAAGCTCTACTTTGAGCCGCTCACCTTCGAGGACGTCATCCGCATCATCGAGCACGAACAGCCGCTCGGCGTCATCGTCAGCTTCGGCGGCCAGACGCCGCTCAAGCTCTCGACCAAGCTCGACAAGGCGGGTGTGCACATCCTCGGCACATCCTCGGACGGCATCGACCTTGCCGAAGACCGCAAGCGGTTCGGCGCGCTGCTCGAAAAGCTCGACATTCCGCACCCCGAGTACGGCACGGCAACCACCTTCGCCGAAGCACAGGAGATCACCAACAGGATCGGTTACCCGGTACTTGTCAGGCCCAGCTACGTGCTCGGCGGACGCGCCATGAAGATCATCTACAACGACGACTCGCTCAAGGAGTACGTCGATCAGGCGCTCTTCATCACCGAAAAATATCCGCTGCTCATCGACCGCTTCCTCGAAACCGCCGTCGAGTTTGACATCGATGCGCTGGCCGACAGCACCGACTGCGTCATCAGCGGCATCATGCAGCACGTCGAGGCCGCCGGCATCCACAGCGGCGACTCCACCTCGATCCTGCCCTACTACAATATCGATCCGGCGGCCATCGCCACGATGAAAGAGTACACCCGCAAGCTCGCCGAGCACATTGGCGTGATCGGCCTGATGAACGTGCAGTACGCCGTACAGAATGGCAAGGTGTACGTCATTGAGGTCAACCCGCGCGCCAGCCGCACCGTGCCTTTCGTGGGAAAGGCCACGGCGATTCCGGTGGTCAAGATCGCCACGCGCATCATGCTCGGAGAAAAGCTCTGCGACTTGCGCAAGGAGTTCAACCTGAAGGATTGCGACGAGCTGGGTCTGAAGCACATGGCCATCAAAGAGCCAGTCTTCCCGTTCTCGAAGTTTGTCAAGTCCGGCGTCTATCTCGGCCCGGAGATGCGCTCGACCGGCGAAGCGATGAGCCTTGCCGAATCCTTCCCGGAGGCGTTCGCCAAAGCCTACCAGGCGGCCAACATGCACCTGCCGCTCTCCGGCACGGTCTTCATCAGCGTCAACGATCAAGACAAGAACCAGCGCATCATCAACATCGCCCGCGAACTCTACCGCATGGACTTCGACCTGGTGGCGACCGCTGGCACCCACGCCTTTTTGACGCAGCACGGCATCGATTGCAAGAAAATCTTCAAGGTCGGTGAAGAGGGACGGCCCAACATTTTCGACATCATCAAGCTCGGCAAGATCGACTTCGTGATCAACACGCCTCGCGGTGAGCGGGCGCTGCACGACGAGGAGGCCATCGGCTCGGCCTCGGTGCAGAACGGCGTGCCGTTCGTCACCACCATCGAAGCCGCTGAAGCCTCCGTGCGGGCGATAGACTGCATCCGCTGCCAGGAGTTCGGCGTCAAGAGCCTGCAGGAGTACGCCACCTATCGCGATCAATAA
- the glgP gene encoding alpha-glucan family phosphorylase, with product MSKSISVVKKLSRNLWWSWDTEAKSLFKNLSPLLWERVNHNPVELLRHISADELEARCACELSSTIDDVNKRFEDYMAEKNTWAAQHAPQLVANPVAYFSAEFGIHESLRLYSGGLGILSGDHIKSASDLGLNFIGISLFYKEGYFRQYLNHDGWQIENYPLQYPESLPIEKVTTADGKDLIIEVIIAQSTVFAQAWSLKVGRATLYLLDTNIPANEMHYRDICSRVYGGDQNMRINQEILLGIGGIKLLKALKVEPAVYHMNEGHSAFLTLELLADELAEGRSFEEAKAKVKEQCVFTTHTPVPAGHDRFSRDMMLYTFSKYVALCGMEMEEVLRLGAENPADTSGLFTMTVLALRLSRCANGVSKLHGEVSREMWKHLYATDDPKEVPIGHITNGIHTKSWSSGFTERFWKHHAKSLDELFASRESAEAVLSKVSDSELWCLRYQLKRNLIDYIARYLSNQLYHQHQYATPYKPCDSSKSAKSALSPDVLTIGFARRFATYKRAPLIFQDLDRLNAIVNHPTMPVQIIFAGKAHPHDDAGKEYIRQIVEHSHRPQFLGKVVFLENYNIGVAKRLVSGVDVWLNNPVRPMEASGTSGQKTVLHGGLNLSIMDGWWCEAYNGTNGWSIGSGEQYENYDEQYRFDANKLYEVLENQIIPTFYERNEHNLPVRWLKNIRNAIATIAPVYNTDRMVKEYTMRYYLKEPRP from the coding sequence ATGTCAAAAAGCATTTCTGTCGTAAAAAAACTCTCCCGAAACCTCTGGTGGTCATGGGATACCGAAGCCAAATCGCTCTTCAAAAACCTTTCGCCGCTCCTTTGGGAACGGGTCAATCACAACCCGGTCGAGCTGCTCAGACATATTTCGGCCGATGAACTCGAGGCGCGATGCGCCTGCGAACTCAGCAGCACGATCGACGATGTGAACAAACGGTTCGAAGATTACATGGCCGAAAAGAACACCTGGGCCGCCCAGCACGCCCCCCAGCTCGTCGCCAACCCAGTCGCCTACTTCAGCGCCGAATTCGGCATTCACGAAAGCCTCCGCCTCTACTCGGGCGGCCTTGGCATCCTCTCGGGCGACCACATCAAGTCGGCCAGCGATCTGGGCCTCAATTTCATCGGCATCTCCCTTTTCTACAAGGAGGGCTATTTCCGCCAGTACCTCAATCACGACGGCTGGCAGATCGAGAATTATCCGCTGCAATACCCCGAAAGCCTGCCTATCGAGAAGGTCACGACCGCGGATGGAAAGGATCTGATCATCGAAGTCATCATCGCCCAGAGCACCGTCTTCGCCCAGGCATGGAGCCTGAAGGTCGGGCGCGCTACGCTCTACCTGCTCGACACCAATATCCCGGCCAATGAAATGCATTACCGCGATATCTGTTCGAGGGTTTACGGCGGCGACCAAAACATGCGCATTAACCAGGAGATTCTGCTCGGCATCGGCGGCATCAAGCTCCTGAAAGCGCTGAAAGTCGAACCCGCGGTCTATCATATGAACGAGGGCCACTCGGCGTTCCTGACGCTTGAACTGCTCGCTGATGAACTCGCCGAGGGTCGCTCGTTCGAGGAGGCCAAGGCGAAAGTCAAGGAGCAGTGCGTTTTCACTACGCACACGCCCGTTCCGGCTGGCCACGACCGTTTTTCGCGCGACATGATGCTGTACACCTTCTCGAAGTACGTGGCGCTTTGTGGCATGGAGATGGAGGAGGTGCTGAGACTCGGCGCCGAAAATCCGGCGGACACCTCGGGGCTCTTCACCATGACGGTGCTCGCCCTCAGGCTCTCCCGCTGTGCCAACGGCGTCTCGAAATTGCACGGCGAGGTTTCGCGCGAGATGTGGAAGCATCTCTACGCGACGGACGACCCGAAAGAGGTGCCGATCGGCCATATCACCAACGGCATCCATACCAAAAGCTGGAGCAGCGGCTTCACAGAACGGTTCTGGAAACATCATGCAAAAAGCCTCGATGAGCTGTTTGCATCGAGGGAGTCGGCGGAAGCGGTACTCTCGAAGGTTTCCGACAGCGAGTTGTGGTGTCTGCGCTACCAGCTGAAGCGCAACCTCATAGACTACATCGCGCGCTATCTGTCGAACCAGCTCTACCATCAGCATCAGTACGCCACGCCGTACAAACCGTGCGACTCGTCAAAATCGGCCAAAAGCGCGCTGTCGCCCGACGTGCTGACCATCGGTTTCGCCCGGCGATTCGCCACCTACAAACGCGCGCCACTGATTTTCCAGGATCTCGACCGGCTCAACGCCATTGTCAACCACCCGACCATGCCGGTGCAGATCATCTTTGCTGGCAAGGCCCACCCGCACGACGACGCAGGAAAGGAGTACATCCGCCAGATCGTGGAGCACTCGCACCGCCCGCAGTTCCTCGGTAAGGTGGTCTTCCTCGAAAACTACAACATCGGCGTGGCCAAGCGCCTCGTTTCCGGTGTCGATGTCTGGCTGAACAACCCGGTCAGGCCGATGGAGGCCAGCGGCACCTCAGGCCAGAAAACGGTGCTGCATGGCGGTCTGAACCTGAGCATCATGGACGGCTGGTGGTGCGAGGCATACAACGGCACCAACGGCTGGTCGATTGGCAGCGGCGAGCAGTACGAGAACTACGATGAGCAGTACCGCTTCGACGCGAACAAACTGTATGAAGTACTCGAAAACCAGATCATCCCGACTTTCTACGAGCGCAACGAGCACAACCTTCCGGTCAGATGGCTGAAGAACATCCGCAACGCCATCGCGACCATCGCACCGGTCTACAACACCGACCGCATGGTCAAGGAGTACACCATGCGCTACTACCTCAAGGAGCCTCGCCCCTGA
- a CDS encoding putative molybdenum carrier protein — MNGGDNEEYFRKIGSCGGLSMIVSGGQTGVDRSALDAAIAAGHAHGGWCPRGRRAEDGVIPEKYRLVETPFSRYAVRTAWNVRDSDATLVLTSGLVAGGTKLTVECAQRYGRLCLIVDLCGETDAGTVAEWIWAHGIGVLNVAGPRESERPGIGENARRFVAEIIDRDRWRTPAGS; from the coding sequence ATGAACGGTGGCGATAATGAGGAGTATTTCCGGAAGATCGGCTCATGCGGCGGCTTGTCGATGATCGTTTCTGGCGGGCAGACCGGCGTGGACCGCAGTGCGCTCGATGCGGCCATCGCCGCTGGTCACGCGCATGGCGGCTGGTGTCCGAGAGGCAGGAGAGCGGAAGATGGCGTGATCCCCGAAAAGTACAGACTTGTTGAAACGCCCTTCTCCCGGTATGCCGTCAGAACGGCGTGGAACGTCCGCGACTCGGACGCCACTCTCGTGCTGACTTCAGGCCTGGTTGCGGGCGGCACGAAGCTCACGGTCGAGTGCGCGCAGCGATACGGCCGGCTTTGCCTGATTGTCGATCTGTGTGGAGAAACGGATGCCGGAACGGTTGCGGAGTGGATCTGGGCGCATGGAATCGGCGTGCTGAATGTCGCCGGGCCGAGGGAGAGCGAAAGGCCGGGCATCGGTGAAAATGCCCGGCGCTTTGTCGCGGAAATTATTGATCGCGATAGGTGGCGTACTCCTGCAGGCTCTTGA
- a CDS encoding rubrerythrin family protein, whose product MSTSPTIAALLDESIQLELNLAKLYTLFNDHFEEDEEFWWQLSMEERSHAALLQQEKKQPQPLQFFPENLLAKDLDALKANNARIIAETERFAISPFSREEALNLALHIEMSAGEAHFQEFMESETGSLTADLLQQLASEDQNHAKRIREYMKEQGVKEKKQA is encoded by the coding sequence ATGTCAACGTCACCGACCATTGCCGCGCTTCTCGACGAATCGATACAGCTCGAACTCAATCTCGCCAAACTCTACACCCTCTTCAACGACCATTTCGAAGAGGACGAAGAGTTCTGGTGGCAACTCTCGATGGAGGAGCGCAGCCATGCGGCCTTGCTCCAGCAGGAGAAAAAACAGCCGCAGCCGTTGCAGTTTTTTCCGGAAAATCTCCTTGCCAAAGACCTCGACGCCCTGAAAGCGAACAATGCACGCATCATCGCCGAAACGGAGCGATTTGCCATTTCGCCGTTCTCAAGGGAAGAAGCACTGAACCTCGCGCTCCACATCGAAATGTCCGCCGGAGAGGCACACTTCCAGGAGTTCATGGAGAGCGAAACCGGCTCGCTGACCGCCGACCTCTTGCAGCAGCTCGCCAGCGAAGATCAGAACCACGCCAAGCGCATCCGCGAGTATATGAAAGAGCAGGGCGTGAAGGAAAAAAAGCAAGCCTGA
- a CDS encoding dihydroorotate dehydrogenase: MTTTTMNSPAAVKLGRGLNLRSPVMLASGTVSYGEELSQLCDLSKIGGLVTKAISPEPRTGNPPQRIAETSCGMINAIGLANVGLDKFVSDKVPFLQTLDTQVIVNIAGKSIDDYCQVVERLDTVEGIAAYELNLSCPNVKGECMIMGVSPDATREIVSTLRKQTRRHLMVKLTPNVTSISAIALAAEEAGADSVSLINTVVGMAVDYRKRKPLLKNVTGGLSGPAIKPIALAKVWEVSKAVKIPIVGMGGIASFSDAMEFLLVGASAIQIGTMNFVYPDIGEKIAVAIDKFFSQPDAPAFQEYVGSLMV; the protein is encoded by the coding sequence ATGACAACAACGACCATGAACTCCCCTGCCGCCGTCAAACTCGGCAGGGGCCTCAACCTCCGCTCGCCGGTCATGCTCGCCTCCGGCACCGTTTCTTACGGCGAAGAGCTTTCGCAACTGTGCGACCTTTCGAAAATCGGCGGTCTGGTCACCAAAGCCATTTCGCCCGAACCAAGGACCGGCAATCCGCCGCAGCGCATCGCCGAAACATCCTGCGGCATGATCAACGCCATCGGATTGGCGAATGTCGGCCTCGACAAGTTCGTTTCGGACAAGGTGCCATTTTTGCAGACACTCGACACACAGGTCATTGTCAACATCGCGGGCAAATCGATTGACGACTACTGCCAGGTGGTCGAACGGCTCGACACAGTCGAGGGCATCGCCGCTTACGAACTGAACCTTTCGTGCCCGAACGTCAAGGGCGAATGCATGATCATGGGGGTCAGCCCCGACGCAACCCGCGAAATTGTCTCCACGTTGCGCAAGCAGACCAGGCGACACCTGATGGTGAAGCTCACGCCAAATGTCACATCGATCAGTGCGATTGCCCTCGCCGCCGAGGAGGCTGGCGCGGACTCGGTCTCGCTCATCAATACCGTGGTCGGCATGGCGGTGGATTACCGCAAGCGCAAGCCGCTGCTGAAAAACGTGACCGGCGGCCTCTCCGGCCCGGCTATCAAGCCGATTGCGCTGGCCAAGGTGTGGGAGGTGTCAAAAGCCGTAAAGATTCCGATTGTCGGCATGGGCGGCATCGCCTCGTTCTCAGACGCGATGGAGTTCCTGCTCGTCGGAGCCAGCGCCATCCAGATCGGCACCATGAACTTCGTCTATCCCGACATCGGCGAAAAGATCGCCGTGGCGATCGACAAATTCTTCTCGCAACCTGACGCTCCGGCATTTCAGGAGTATGTCGGCAGCCTGATGGTTTAG